From one Bacteroidota bacterium genomic stretch:
- a CDS encoding acetyl-CoA carboxylase carboxyltransferase subunit beta, with amino-acid sequence MSEQKPDKTSWFKRSRKGIETSTEEKLDTPEGVWWQCPECKKTTTAIEFEEKFWCCPNCGYHGRIGSKQYFALFFDEGKHELLFENVRSKDALNFKDLKQYGDRLNEAWKKSEYTDAISVGVGPIDGHNTVIACMNFEFIGGSMGTVVGERISRGIDYCVEHHLPFMIISKSGGARMMESGFSLMQMAKTSAKLTLLAKHKLPYISLCTDPTTGGVTASYAMLGDINIAEPKALIGFAGPRVVKETIKKDLPKGFQSAEFLLETGFLDLIVERKDLKNKIAVLLGHFKG; translated from the coding sequence ATGTCAGAGCAAAAACCGGATAAAACGAGTTGGTTTAAGCGGAGCAGAAAAGGCATCGAGACTTCAACAGAAGAAAAACTCGATACGCCTGAAGGTGTGTGGTGGCAATGTCCGGAGTGCAAAAAAACCACTACGGCAATTGAATTTGAAGAAAAATTCTGGTGCTGCCCCAACTGTGGTTACCACGGACGAATCGGTTCAAAACAATATTTTGCTTTGTTTTTTGATGAAGGCAAACACGAATTATTGTTCGAAAATGTGCGTTCAAAAGATGCCCTCAATTTCAAAGACCTTAAACAATACGGCGACCGCTTAAACGAAGCCTGGAAAAAGTCGGAATACACCGATGCCATTAGCGTTGGCGTTGGTCCAATTGATGGTCATAATACAGTTATTGCATGCATGAACTTCGAATTTATTGGTGGCAGTATGGGAACCGTTGTGGGGGAAAGAATTTCACGTGGAATTGATTATTGTGTGGAACACCATTTGCCTTTTATGATTATATCAAAATCGGGCGGGGCAAGGATGATGGAAAGTGGATTTTCACTCATGCAAATGGCAAAAACCTCAGCAAAACTTACCTTGCTGGCTAAACATAAATTACCTTACATTTCATTGTGCACCGACCCAACAACCGGTGGTGTTACTGCAAGTTATGCCATGTTGGGGGATATTAATATTGCTGAACCAAAAGCGTTAATCGGCTTTGCAGGTCCACGTGTGGTAAAAGAAACTATCAAAAAAGACTTACCGAAAGGTTTCCAAAGTGCTGAGTTTTTACTCGAAACCGGCTTTCTGGACTTAATTGTGGAAAGAAAAGATTTAAAAAACAAAATAGCCGTTTTATTAGGCCATTTTAAAGGGTAA
- a CDS encoding rhodanese-related sulfurtransferase has protein sequence MALLYNRISHKELKQRMLESDEKRMTLSFYEYFPIAEPQIFRDQLFTDLSAINALGRIYVAHEGINAQMSIPVEQFDNFKNYINSVVPSTQFTDPTTGNKQLRLNIAVDDDGKSFFVLKIKVREKVVADGITDPTFSMQNKGKYLNAEAYNSMSEDPETIIVDMRNHYEYEVGHFKNAIEVPSDTFREQLPMAADMLKDKKDKNIIMYCTGGIRCEKASAYMLHNGFKNVYHIEGGIIHYANTIKHEHLENKFIGKNFVFDDRLGERIGDESISCCHQCGNPADTHTNCVNPGCHLLFIQCPSCAAKFEGCCSQTCYDIIHLPEEEQKQLRQGIDKGQNIFNKSRVRMEKIKIDPS, from the coding sequence ATATTTTCCGATAGCTGAACCTCAAATATTTCGTGATCAATTATTTACCGACTTAAGTGCAATAAATGCATTAGGTAGAATATATGTTGCACATGAAGGAATTAATGCACAAATGAGTATTCCGGTTGAACAATTTGATAATTTTAAAAATTATATTAATTCAGTTGTTCCCTCAACACAATTTACTGACCCAACTACAGGTAATAAACAATTACGATTAAATATTGCTGTTGATGATGACGGTAAATCTTTTTTTGTATTAAAAATTAAAGTGCGTGAAAAGGTTGTTGCAGATGGCATTACCGACCCAACATTCAGCATGCAGAATAAAGGTAAATATTTAAATGCCGAAGCATACAATTCGATGTCGGAAGACCCTGAAACCATTATTGTTGACATGCGCAATCACTATGAGTATGAAGTGGGTCATTTTAAAAATGCCATCGAAGTTCCGAGTGATACTTTCCGTGAACAATTGCCAATGGCGGCCGACATGTTGAAGGATAAAAAAGATAAAAATATTATCATGTATTGCACCGGTGGAATTCGTTGCGAAAAAGCAAGTGCATATATGTTACACAACGGTTTTAAAAATGTTTATCATATAGAAGGTGGCATTATTCATTATGCTAATACCATTAAACATGAACATCTTGAAAATAAATTTATCGGTAAAAATTTTGTTTTTGATGATCGTTTAGGTGAACGTATTGGTGATGAAAGTATTTCCTGTTGTCACCAATGTGGTAATCCTGCCGACACACATACCAATTGTGTAAATCCGGGTTGCCATTTATTATTTATTCAATGTCCGAGCTGTGCAGCAAAATTTGAAGGCTGTTGTTCACAAACATGTTATGATATCATTCATTTGCCTGAGGAAGAACAAAAGCAATTGCGTCAGGGAATCGACAAAGGGCAGAATATTTTTAATAAGAGCCGGGTGCGGATGGAAAAAATAAAAATCGACCCTTCCTGA
- a CDS encoding methionine adenosyltransferase: MPYLFTSESVSEGHPDKVADQISDSLIDHFLAFDPESKVACETLVTTGQVVLAGEVRSKTYLDVQEIAREVIRKIGYTKSEYMFEANSCGIISAIHEQSPDIHMGVVRKKKADQGAGDQGMMFGYASRETDNYMPLSLEIAHLLLIELASIRREGKVMKYLRPDSKSQVTIEYADDNTPMRIDAIVVSTQHDDFAEEKKMLAGIKKDVEDILIPRVKKLLPKRIQKLFDGQYKLYVNPTGKFVIGGPHGDTGLTGRKIIVDTYGGKGAHGGGAFSGKDPSKVDRSAAYAVRHIAKNMVAAGLCDEVLVQVAYAIGVAEPVGLYVNTYGTAKVKMQDGTIAEKIRKIFDLKPYAIEQRFKLRTPIYAETAAYGHMGREPKTVQKTFKDGSGRVVKMKVELFPWEKTDYVAAVKKAFKL; the protein is encoded by the coding sequence ATGCCATATTTATTCACTTCTGAGAGTGTGAGCGAGGGACATCCGGACAAAGTAGCCGATCAGATCTCTGATTCCCTGATTGACCATTTTTTAGCTTTTGACCCTGAAAGCAAAGTAGCTTGTGAAACATTAGTTACTACAGGTCAGGTTGTGCTTGCCGGTGAAGTTCGTTCTAAAACCTATCTTGATGTGCAGGAAATTGCCCGTGAGGTTATTCGTAAAATTGGTTATACCAAAAGCGAATATATGTTTGAGGCAAATTCATGTGGTATAATTTCAGCAATTCACGAACAAAGTCCGGATATTCATATGGGTGTTGTTCGCAAGAAAAAAGCAGACCAGGGCGCCGGTGACCAGGGGATGATGTTTGGTTATGCTTCACGTGAAACGGATAATTATATGCCGCTTTCATTGGAAATTGCACATTTATTATTAATTGAACTGGCAAGTATTCGTCGCGAAGGAAAAGTAATGAAATACTTACGCCCCGATTCAAAAAGTCAGGTGACGATTGAATACGCTGATGACAATACACCAATGCGTATTGATGCAATTGTTGTATCAACACAACATGATGATTTTGCTGAAGAGAAAAAAATGTTGGCAGGCATTAAAAAAGATGTTGAGGACATTTTAATTCCACGCGTTAAAAAATTATTGCCAAAAAGAATTCAGAAATTATTTGACGGGCAATATAAATTATACGTAAATCCGACAGGCAAATTTGTAATTGGCGGACCACATGGTGATACCGGATTAACCGGACGTAAAATTATAGTTGATACCTACGGCGGAAAAGGTGCTCACGGTGGTGGTGCATTTAGTGGAAAAGATCCTTCTAAAGTTGACCGCTCAGCAGCTTATGCTGTAAGACATATTGCAAAAAATATGGTAGCTGCCGGTTTATGTGATGAGGTATTGGTGCAAGTTGCTTATGCCATTGGTGTTGCTGAACCTGTTGGTTTGTATGTAAATACTTATGGCACTGCAAAAGTGAAAATGCAGGATGGCACCATTGCTGAAAAAATTCGTAAAATATTCGATTTAAAACCATACGCTATTGAACAACGTTTTAAATTGCGCACACCTATTTATGCTGAAACTGCAGCATACGGACATATGGGTCGCGAACCAAAAACTGTTCAAAAAACATTTAAAGACGGAAGCGGTCGCGTGGTGAAAATGAAAGTAGAATTATTTCCATGGGAAAAAACAGATTATGTAGCGGCTGTTAAAAAGGCGTTTAAATTATAA
- the rpsO gene encoding 30S ribosomal protein S15, giving the protein MPVVTAENRKQIFKEHGGSEANTGSVEGQIALFTARINHLTEHLKENKKDFATKRSLLMLVGKRRRFLNYLMKKDIAAYRSLIEKLNIRR; this is encoded by the coding sequence ATGCCAGTAGTAACAGCAGAAAATAGAAAACAGATTTTCAAAGAACACGGTGGTTCTGAGGCAAATACAGGTTCAGTTGAAGGTCAAATCGCACTTTTTACAGCGCGTATTAATCACCTTACCGAACACTTAAAAGAAAACAAAAAAGACTTCGCTACAAAACGTAGTTTATTGATGTTGGTTGGTAAACGCCGTCGTTTCCTGAATTATCTTATGAAAAAAGATATCGCGGCTTACCGTTCTTTAATTGAGAAATTAAATATACGTCGCTAA
- a CDS encoding TlpA family protein disulfide reductase has product MKHFFGSIIFLLFVTVQVNAQAHYFRGSLTTPGGELLFFFSVDRNASGEPFKYTLENGVETIAGTCSVKGDSVIFNSPIFNSEIIAKFNADNSALDGKWYDRSRPGNYYLPFNAVFVKENVYRPGMETPVADISGRYDAKFIDGDVIDNTVGIFKQEGNKLTGTFLTTTGDYRMLNGYVSGDDFYLTAFDGSHAFLFKGKILENGALSGYFYSGQHFQSPFIAAKNEQAALPDPKSLTYLKDGYSKVAFSFPDENGNMVTLEEEQFKNKVIVIQITGSWCPNCMDETSYLSEVEEKYKGKNLALVALAFERQTDPVLFKQNITKLKQHFGIDYLYLNAGLPKTASAALPMLNKVLGFPTTIILNSNHEVVEIYTGFNGPATGDLFLQYQKEFEALLNSLLAIK; this is encoded by the coding sequence ATGAAACATTTTTTTGGGAGCATCATATTTTTATTGTTTGTTACTGTTCAGGTTAACGCCCAAGCGCATTATTTCAGAGGTAGTTTAACGACGCCCGGTGGGGAATTACTTTTTTTCTTTTCGGTGGATAGAAATGCTAGCGGTGAACCGTTTAAATATACCCTTGAAAATGGTGTAGAAACCATTGCCGGAACCTGCTCAGTTAAAGGCGATTCAGTAATTTTTAATTCACCGATTTTTAACTCAGAAATAATTGCAAAATTTAATGCAGACAATTCCGCACTCGATGGAAAATGGTACGACCGCTCCAGACCCGGAAATTATTATTTGCCCTTTAATGCAGTTTTTGTAAAAGAAAATGTATACAGACCGGGAATGGAAACGCCCGTTGCAGATATTAGCGGAAGGTATGATGCGAAATTTATTGATGGTGATGTAATTGATAATACCGTTGGCATTTTTAAACAGGAAGGTAATAAACTAACCGGCACATTTTTAACAACAACGGGTGATTATCGCATGTTAAATGGTTATGTTAGTGGAGATGATTTTTATCTCACTGCATTTGATGGCTCACATGCATTTTTGTTTAAAGGAAAAATTTTAGAAAACGGTGCATTATCCGGATATTTTTACAGCGGACAACATTTTCAGTCGCCATTTATTGCTGCAAAAAATGAGCAGGCTGCATTACCGGATCCCAAATCATTAACGTATTTAAAAGATGGTTATTCAAAAGTAGCTTTTTCATTTCCCGATGAAAATGGCAATATGGTAACACTGGAAGAAGAACAATTTAAAAACAAAGTAATAGTTATTCAGATAACAGGAAGCTGGTGCCCGAATTGTATGGATGAAACAAGTTACCTGAGTGAAGTTGAAGAAAAATACAAAGGCAAAAATCTCGCGCTCGTCGCCTTAGCATTCGAACGACAAACGGATCCGGTTTTATTTAAACAAAATATTACCAAACTCAAACAACATTTTGGTATTGATTACCTGTACCTAAATGCCGGCTTACCCAAAACCGCAAGTGCAGCCTTACCCATGTTAAATAAAGTATTAGGCTTTCCCACCACCATCATATTAAACAGCAATCACGAAGTAGTAGAAATATACACCGGCTTCAACGGCCCCGCCACCGGCGATTTATTTCTTCAATACCAAAAAGAATTTGAAGCACTCCTAAACTCCCTGCTTGCAATAAAATAA
- a CDS encoding sigma-70 family RNA polymerase sigma factor, with the protein MRQLKITASITSRENDSLEKYLSEIGKIDMITPEEEATLAKKIREGDEEALDKLTKANLRFVVSVAKQYQGHGLTLSDLINEGNVGLIKSAKKFDETKGFKFISYAVWWIRQSIMLAIVEHSRLIRLPLNKAGNVSKVNKAVSAFEQEFEREPTSEELAEVLHLKDADVRDIIKSNIKHISMDAPLGGEGEDGSMADVLADVGEDTPDHSLITESLKNEISTALKVLSEREAEVVAAFFGINGFPMMSVDEIAQKFNLSRERVRQIKERAIRRLRKATTSEVLKPYLG; encoded by the coding sequence ATGCGCCAACTAAAAATAACTGCAAGTATAACGAGTCGGGAAAACGATTCGCTCGAAAAATACCTTTCCGAAATCGGGAAAATCGATATGATTACGCCTGAAGAGGAAGCTACTTTAGCAAAAAAAATACGGGAAGGTGATGAAGAAGCTTTGGATAAATTAACCAAAGCAAATTTGCGTTTTGTGGTATCGGTTGCAAAACAATATCAGGGTCATGGATTAACATTAAGCGATTTAATTAATGAAGGAAATGTGGGTTTAATTAAATCAGCAAAAAAATTCGACGAGACAAAAGGATTTAAATTTATTTCTTATGCCGTTTGGTGGATTCGTCAGTCTATTATGCTGGCAATAGTTGAACATTCGCGTTTAATTCGTTTGCCATTAAATAAAGCCGGAAATGTATCTAAAGTAAATAAAGCAGTAAGTGCATTTGAGCAGGAGTTTGAACGTGAACCAACATCGGAAGAGCTGGCTGAAGTATTACATTTAAAAGATGCTGATGTGCGCGATATTATTAAAAGTAATATCAAACATATTTCAATGGATGCGCCATTAGGTGGTGAAGGTGAAGATGGCAGTATGGCTGATGTTTTAGCTGATGTTGGTGAAGATACACCTGACCATTCGCTAATTACCGAATCACTTAAAAATGAAATTTCAACTGCCTTAAAAGTATTATCGGAAAGAGAAGCAGAAGTGGTAGCAGCATTTTTCGGAATTAATGGATTTCCAATGATGAGTGTGGATGAAATTGCCCAGAAATTTAATTTATCGCGTGAACGTGTGCGTCAGATAAAAGAAAGAGCAATACGCAGATTAAGAAAAGCAACAACAAGTGAAGTGTTGAAACCGTATTTGGGTTGA
- the mnmH gene encoding tRNA 2-selenouridine(34) synthase MnmH produces MHCWRGGMRSKSMATLFNFAGIQTTVLKGGYKAYRRKVQASFSQNLHLIVVGGRTGSAKTAILQSLQQSGEQIIDLEKLANHKGSAFGHLGEAAQPGTEHFENLLFETIQLLDHTKRIWIEDESHLIGTVFIPEPFWEQMRAATVMYCDFPVSERVNYLVNTYGNFDKDGVLDAVKRITKKLGGQHAKTALEAYEAGDLKKATETVLVYYDKTYDYGLSKRIISNIITVALDKIQPTSNAATLLSILNKK; encoded by the coding sequence ATGCATTGCTGGCGTGGTGGTATGCGCAGTAAAAGTATGGCAACCCTGTTCAATTTTGCCGGAATTCAAACAACTGTGTTAAAAGGTGGTTATAAAGCCTACCGCAGAAAAGTGCAGGCATCGTTCTCGCAAAATTTACACTTAATTGTGGTGGGTGGAAGAACCGGAAGTGCTAAAACAGCAATTTTACAATCGTTGCAACAATCAGGAGAACAAATTATTGATTTAGAAAAATTAGCTAATCATAAAGGCAGCGCGTTCGGACATTTAGGAGAAGCTGCCCAACCGGGTACTGAACATTTTGAAAATCTGCTATTTGAAACTATTCAATTACTAGACCACACAAAACGTATTTGGATTGAAGATGAGAGCCATTTAATCGGCACCGTTTTTATTCCTGAACCATTTTGGGAACAAATGCGCGCTGCAACCGTAATGTATTGTGACTTTCCGGTTTCAGAAAGGGTTAATTATCTCGTAAATACGTATGGCAATTTTGATAAAGACGGCGTACTGGATGCTGTTAAACGTATTACAAAAAAATTAGGTGGACAACATGCAAAAACAGCGCTAGAAGCCTACGAAGCGGGTGACTTAAAAAAGGCTACGGAAACCGTTTTGGTGTATTATGATAAAACTTATGATTACGGGTTAAGTAAAAGAATAATTTCAAATATTATTACTGTTGCTTTAGATAAAATACAACCTACTTCAAATGCCGCAACATTACTTTCTATACTAAATAAAAAATAA
- a CDS encoding polyribonucleotide nucleotidyltransferase: MKPNPITVTIPLGHDRTITIETGKLAKQADGSVVVKCGGTMLLATVVSNKEAKEGVDFMPLTVDYRENYAAAGRFPGGFLKREARPSEYEILISRLIDRAMRPMFPDNYHADTQVLVTLISLDTEILPDALACLAGAAALAVSDIPFNGPISEVRVGRINGEYVINPSRTELSNSDIDMIVAGSHKDVVMVEGELKEVKEEDMLEAIRIAHQAIQAQCEKLSELTRLTGKETKREYNHETHDEELKERMWKELYDKVSAVAHMPSKKEERSEAFKKVKEDFKALFTEEELAEKGGFISTYYHDIEKHAMREMVLTDRQRLDGRKLDEVRPIWGEVDYLPSAHGSAVFTRGETQSLTTVTLGSKMDEQLIDGVVHEGNSKFLLHYNFPPFSTGEAKPMRGLGRREVGHGNLAMRAIKWSLPEDNAYTIRIVSDILESNGSSSMATVCAGSLALMDAGVQVKKPVAGIAMGLISEPNMVRYAILSDILGDEDHLGDMDFKVAGTEAGITATQMDIKVDGLSFGVVKEALEQARRGRLHILGEMAKVMTQPREDYKPHAPRIVQIQIPREFIGAVIGPGGKIIQEMQRETGAQISIEEVGEFGMIDISSPNKESIDKAVNRIKGIVAVPEVGDVYEATVKSIMPYGAFVEFLPGKEGLLHISEVSWQRLETLEGVINKGDKLKVKLLEVDKKTGKFKLSRKVLLDRPQRQAPANNEEQNN; the protein is encoded by the coding sequence ATGAAACCAAATCCAATCACAGTCACGATCCCGCTTGGGCATGACCGTACGATTACCATCGAAACAGGCAAATTAGCCAAGCAGGCAGATGGTTCAGTAGTAGTAAAATGTGGCGGCACAATGTTGCTGGCTACAGTTGTTTCTAACAAAGAAGCAAAAGAAGGTGTAGACTTTATGCCTTTAACCGTTGATTATCGTGAAAATTATGCTGCAGCCGGTCGTTTTCCGGGTGGCTTTTTGAAACGTGAAGCACGCCCTTCAGAATATGAAATTCTGATCAGCCGCTTGATAGACCGCGCAATGCGCCCAATGTTTCCTGATAATTACCATGCCGATACACAGGTATTGGTTACTTTAATTTCACTCGATACAGAAATTCTTCCTGATGCACTCGCTTGTTTAGCAGGTGCTGCAGCTTTAGCCGTTTCTGATATTCCTTTTAACGGTCCGATTTCTGAAGTACGCGTTGGTCGTATTAATGGTGAATATGTAATTAACCCTTCACGTACTGAATTATCAAATTCAGATATCGACATGATTGTTGCCGGTTCGCACAAAGACGTGGTAATGGTTGAAGGTGAATTAAAAGAAGTGAAAGAAGAAGATATGCTTGAAGCAATTCGTATTGCACATCAGGCTATTCAGGCACAATGCGAAAAATTAAGTGAATTAACGCGCTTAACAGGTAAAGAAACAAAACGCGAATACAATCACGAAACACATGACGAAGAATTAAAAGAACGCATGTGGAAGGAATTGTATGATAAAGTAAGTGCAGTTGCACACATGCCATCTAAAAAAGAAGAGCGTAGTGAGGCATTTAAAAAAGTGAAGGAAGATTTTAAAGCACTTTTTACAGAAGAAGAATTAGCAGAAAAAGGTGGATTTATTTCAACGTATTATCACGATATCGAAAAACATGCAATGCGCGAAATGGTTTTAACTGATCGTCAGCGTTTGGATGGCCGTAAATTAGATGAAGTGCGCCCTATTTGGGGAGAGGTTGATTATCTGCCATCAGCACATGGTTCTGCAGTATTCACACGTGGTGAAACACAATCGTTAACTACCGTTACATTAGGTAGTAAAATGGATGAGCAGTTGATTGATGGTGTTGTGCATGAAGGCAATTCTAAATTTTTATTACACTATAATTTCCCACCTTTTTCAACCGGTGAAGCAAAACCGATGCGTGGTTTAGGCAGGAGAGAAGTTGGTCACGGAAACCTGGCCATGCGTGCCATTAAATGGTCGTTGCCTGAAGATAATGCATATACCATACGTATAGTTTCTGATATTTTAGAATCAAATGGTTCTTCATCTATGGCTACTGTTTGTGCAGGTTCACTTGCATTAATGGATGCCGGTGTTCAGGTTAAAAAACCGGTTGCAGGTATTGCAATGGGTTTAATTTCTGAACCAAATATGGTGCGTTATGCCATTTTAAGTGATATTCTTGGTGATGAAGATCATTTAGGTGATATGGATTTTAAAGTTGCAGGAACAGAAGCAGGTATTACTGCAACGCAAATGGATATTAAAGTTGACGGATTAAGTTTTGGTGTTGTGAAAGAAGCATTGGAACAAGCCCGCAGAGGTCGTTTACACATATTAGGTGAAATGGCTAAAGTGATGACTCAGCCGCGTGAGGACTATAAACCACACGCACCAAGAATTGTACAAATTCAAATTCCTAGAGAATTTATCGGCGCGGTTATCGGGCCTGGTGGTAAAATTATTCAGGAAATGCAACGTGAAACCGGTGCACAAATTTCTATCGAAGAAGTTGGTGAATTTGGTATGATTGATATTTCATCTCCGAACAAGGAATCAATCGATAAAGCAGTTAACCGTATTAAAGGTATTGTTGCCGTTCCTGAAGTTGGTGATGTGTATGAAGCAACTGTTAAATCAATTATGCCATACGGCGCTTTTGTTGAATTTTTACCGGGTAAAGAAGGTTTGTTGCACATATCAGAAGTGAGCTGGCAGCGACTTGAAACACTGGAAGGTGTTATCAATAAAGGTGATAAACTGAAAGTGAAATTACTTGAAGTAGATAAAAAAACAGGTAAATTTAAATTGTCTCGTAAAGTATTGCTCGATCGCCCTCAGCGTCAGGCACCTGCAAATAACGAGGAACAAAATAATTAA
- a CDS encoding class I fructose-bisphosphate aldolase encodes MSINNIVSLLGDKADYLLNHESKTISKSAIHVPGGDFVDRIWVNSDRNPQVLRNIQSMYNTGRLAGTGYLSILPVDQGIEHSAGASFAKNPIYFDPQNIIELAIEGGCNAVATTFGGLGMVARKYAHKIPFIVKVNHNEFLTYPNKFDQVMFANVKSCWDLGAAAIGATIYFGSDESTRQLQEVTEAFQYAHELGMSTILWCYLRNPAFKKDGVDYHLSADLTGQANHLGVTIEADIIKQKLPENNGGYLALNTKESAYGKNDKRIYDELTTNHPIDLCRYQVANCYMGRAGLINSGGASSGAADLTEAVTTAVINKRAGGMGLISGRKAFQRPMNEGVAILNAIQDVYLTKEVTIA; translated from the coding sequence ATGTCAATCAATAACATTGTTAGTTTACTTGGAGATAAAGCAGACTACTTACTGAATCACGAATCAAAAACCATTTCCAAATCAGCTATACATGTTCCGGGGGGAGATTTTGTTGATCGTATATGGGTTAACAGCGATCGGAATCCACAGGTTTTGCGCAACATTCAAAGCATGTATAATACCGGCCGTTTGGCGGGAACCGGCTATTTGTCCATTTTACCTGTTGACCAGGGCATTGAACATAGTGCAGGTGCTTCATTTGCAAAAAATCCGATTTATTTCGACCCGCAAAATATTATTGAACTAGCCATTGAAGGCGGCTGTAATGCAGTAGCCACAACGTTTGGCGGCTTAGGCATGGTGGCGCGTAAGTATGCGCACAAAATACCTTTTATTGTAAAGGTGAATCACAACGAATTTTTAACGTATCCGAATAAATTTGACCAGGTGATGTTTGCAAATGTGAAATCATGCTGGGACCTTGGCGCTGCGGCAATTGGCGCAACCATTTATTTTGGTTCAGATGAATCTACACGTCAGCTACAGGAAGTTACTGAAGCATTTCAATATGCCCACGAATTAGGTATGTCTACCATTTTATGGTGTTATTTGCGCAACCCGGCCTTCAAAAAAGATGGCGTGGATTATCATTTGAGCGCAGATTTAACCGGACAGGCAAACCACTTAGGGGTTACCATTGAAGCAGACATTATCAAACAAAAATTACCGGAAAACAACGGCGGTTACTTAGCATTAAACACTAAAGAATCGGCTTACGGTAAAAACGATAAACGCATTTACGACGAATTAACTACCAATCACCCGATTGACCTTTGTCGCTACCAGGTTGCAAATTGTTATATGGGCCGTGCCGGTTTAATTAATTCAGGTGGTGCTTCTTCAGGTGCAGCCGATTTAACGGAAGCTGTAACTACTGCCGTAATTAACAAACGTGCCGGTGGTATGGGATTAATTTCAGGTCGTAAAGCATTCCAGCGCCCAATGAATGAAGGTGTTGCCATTTTGAATGCGATTCAGGATGTTTACCTTACTAAAGAGGTAACCATTGCCTAA